From a single Okeanomitos corallinicola TIOX110 genomic region:
- a CDS encoding DNA cytosine methyltransferase, whose protein sequence is MMKKRPIAVDLFAGAGGMTLGFEQAGFDVLVAVELDPIHCAIHQFNFPFWKVLCRSVEDITGSEIRNSSAINNQEIDVVFGGPPCQGFSLIGKRSFDDPRNSLVFHFIRLVIDLQPKFFVMENVKGMTVGKHKDFIGEIIDKFENNSYKVNHNYQVLNAANYGVPQNRERLFLLGCRQDLELPSYPDKITHQAKLNTKFKKSLKLPPTPTVLEALQDLPTIENYPELYQQDWVLADFGKPSQYAIKMRSPRIAKNNYSYSRKFDHRILTSSLRTKHSPESIERFASTPHGKNEPISRFYKLDPHGLCNTLRAGTASNKGAFTSPRPIHPFVPRCITVREAARLHSYPDWFRFHPTKWHGFRQIGNSVPPFLAQAVAAEIIKVLNVEIEQSKRVKILDNINLLTLDMSEAAKYFGVDPNVIKPRVRKNKCLDVSAQ, encoded by the coding sequence ATGATGAAAAAACGACCTATAGCAGTTGATTTATTTGCAGGTGCAGGAGGAATGACTCTTGGTTTTGAACAAGCTGGTTTTGATGTCCTTGTTGCTGTGGAATTAGATCCTATTCATTGTGCAATTCATCAATTTAATTTTCCCTTTTGGAAAGTCTTATGTAGAAGTGTAGAAGATATCACAGGTTCAGAAATTAGAAATAGTAGCGCAATTAATAATCAAGAAATTGATGTAGTTTTTGGTGGTCCACCCTGTCAAGGATTTTCATTAATTGGTAAACGTTCTTTTGACGATCCTAGAAATTCTTTAGTTTTTCATTTTATTAGGTTAGTAATAGACTTACAACCTAAATTTTTTGTCATGGAAAATGTTAAAGGAATGACCGTAGGTAAACACAAAGATTTTATTGGAGAAATCATTGATAAATTTGAAAATAATAGTTATAAAGTTAATCATAATTATCAAGTTTTAAATGCAGCTAATTATGGAGTTCCTCAAAATCGGGAAAGATTGTTTTTATTAGGTTGTCGTCAAGATTTAGAATTACCAAGCTATCCAGATAAAATTACCCATCAAGCTAAATTAAATACTAAATTTAAAAAATCCTTAAAACTACCACCAACACCTACAGTTTTAGAAGCATTACAAGATTTGCCAACAATTGAAAATTACCCAGAATTATATCAACAAGATTGGGTTTTAGCTGATTTTGGTAAACCCAGTCAATACGCAATAAAAATGCGTAGTCCGCGCATTGCGAAAAATAACTATTCCTATTCACGTAAATTTGATCATCGCATTCTCACATCTAGTTTACGAACAAAACATAGTCCTGAATCTATTGAAAGATTTGCATCAACACCTCATGGAAAAAACGAACCAATTAGCCGTTTTTATAAACTAGATCCTCATGGTTTATGTAATACCCTTAGAGCAGGAACAGCTAGTAATAAAGGTGCTTTTACTTCTCCTCGTCCTATACATCCTTTCGTTCCTAGATGTATTACCGTGCGAGAAGCAGCACGTCTACATTCTTACCCTGACTGGTTTAGATTTCATCCCACAAAATGGCATGGTTTTAGACAAATTGGTAATTCCGTTCCTCCATTTTTAGCGCAAGCTGTAGCAGCGGAAATTATAAAGGTTTTAAATGTGGAAATTGAGCAATCTAAAAGAGTTAAAATTTTAGATAATATAAATTTGCTAACTTTGGATATGTCAGAAGCAGCTAAATATTTTGGAGTTGACCCTAATGTAATAAAGCCTAGAGTTAGAAAAAATAAATGTTTAGATGTATCCGCTCAATAA